In Kitasatospora viridis, the following are encoded in one genomic region:
- a CDS encoding helix-turn-helix domain-containing protein: MSLPHPQLLRTARTLTTGTWVLIGAVTTFSAMTGAQFIGAHSRWQWSGWVLAASIDTAFVMALQADATLARHGTSGGHWPTAFRWLTGACSVFVNTADAALTRDPVGVLVHLIAPALLLVLGEAGPAWHRQLLTLEQSAHLHTAPPPPSAQVRTRLRTAPEHPGAHPAPPADPDEARARILQGHRDGLTQRETARWAHRSPSFVRKVWAALDEESGTAARAGGQPPVGDGSTGGGSAE, translated from the coding sequence GTGAGCCTCCCCCACCCCCAACTCCTGCGCACCGCGCGCACCCTCACCACCGGCACCTGGGTGCTGATCGGTGCGGTCACCACCTTCTCCGCGATGACCGGCGCACAGTTCATCGGCGCCCACTCGCGCTGGCAGTGGTCCGGCTGGGTGCTCGCCGCCAGCATCGACACCGCCTTCGTGATGGCCCTCCAGGCCGACGCCACCCTCGCCCGCCACGGCACCTCCGGCGGCCACTGGCCCACCGCCTTCCGCTGGCTCACCGGCGCCTGCTCGGTCTTCGTCAACACCGCCGACGCCGCACTCACCCGCGACCCCGTCGGCGTCCTCGTCCACCTCATCGCCCCCGCACTGCTCCTGGTCCTCGGCGAGGCCGGCCCTGCTTGGCACCGCCAACTCCTCACCCTGGAACAGAGCGCACACCTGCACACCGCACCGCCACCGCCCAGTGCGCAGGTCCGCACACGGCTGCGCACCGCACCCGAGCACCCGGGTGCGCACCCCGCCCCTCCTGCGGATCCTGACGAGGCCCGCGCCCGCATCCTCCAGGGCCACCGCGACGGCCTCACCCAACGCGAGACCGCCCGCTGGGCGCACCGGAGCCCGAGCTTCGTCCGCAAGGTCTGGGCCGCGCTCGACGAGGAGTCGGGCACGGCGGCTCGGGCAGGCGGTCAGCCGCCCGTCGGCGACGGCTCCACCGGCGGCGGCTCGGCCGAGTAG
- a CDS encoding type IV secretory system conjugative DNA transfer family protein: MTLPVVLICAGVLWPALLGAVGLRWWLYRSRQRRLTADGVATVILVPPSVEAGSAEQFWGHLGGLVRPWWQRLTKGQPHLAFEYRFTSAGLTVRLWAPRAIPPALLRQAVESAWPGAQVRREEPAAAEEGRLVAVGGELRLARPEALPLKTSHGSDPLRALLGAGLGAGDGAQVTVSVLARPAAARRVRRAKHQLHRLGGGPGRSPRGGRDPEQGGELRSALAKFAGPQWETAVRYCVAVVAGPQAPSRATIRAHAIASAFAVHAGRNWYVRRRLRQPVGAVGERRFPLRGDLLSVPELAAVAHLPTDATTPGVQRAGARSVQPVPVIPCQGPSVRPLGIADAGPARPVGLAVPDGRYHTHVLGSTGSGKSTLLAGMILADVRAGRGTLVVDPKGDLVLDLLDRLPEAALERTVLIDPDDHGLPPRLNVLEGEVDTAVDNLVGIFQRIFSSSWGPRTDDLLRASCLSLMTSSTAGVTVTLADVPLLLTDSAYRRRISRGVNDRMLRGFWTWYDELSDPARAATTAPLMNKLRAFLLRPFVQQSVASGPSTFDLGAVLDGGVALVRLPKGALGQETAGLYGSFIVAKAWQAATRRASQAEHTRRDAVLYLDEAQHFLNLPYPLEDMLAEARAYRLAYVLAHQNLGQLPRDLREGIAANARNKITFAASPDDARDLERHTRPHLAAHDLAHLGRYQAAARLVVDATTTPAFTLRTTALPPPVPGLADRVRHASRANFGPEKGK; this comes from the coding sequence GTGACTCTGCCCGTCGTGCTGATCTGTGCCGGGGTGCTCTGGCCCGCGCTGCTGGGCGCTGTCGGACTGCGCTGGTGGCTGTACCGCAGCAGGCAGCGCAGGCTCACGGCTGATGGGGTCGCCACCGTGATCCTGGTGCCGCCGAGCGTGGAGGCCGGGTCGGCCGAGCAGTTCTGGGGGCACCTCGGCGGCCTGGTCCGGCCCTGGTGGCAGCGGCTGACGAAGGGTCAGCCGCACCTGGCCTTCGAGTACCGCTTCACCTCGGCCGGGCTCACGGTTCGGCTCTGGGCTCCCCGCGCGATCCCGCCGGCCCTGCTGCGCCAGGCCGTCGAGTCGGCCTGGCCGGGCGCGCAGGTGCGGCGCGAGGAGCCGGCCGCCGCCGAGGAGGGGCGGCTGGTGGCGGTGGGCGGCGAGTTGCGGCTGGCCCGGCCGGAGGCGCTGCCGTTGAAGACCTCGCACGGCAGCGATCCGCTGCGCGCGCTGCTCGGCGCGGGGCTCGGTGCCGGTGACGGGGCGCAGGTCACGGTGAGCGTGCTCGCGCGGCCCGCGGCCGCCCGCCGGGTGCGCCGCGCCAAGCACCAGTTGCACCGTCTCGGCGGCGGTCCCGGCCGATCCCCGAGGGGCGGCCGCGATCCCGAGCAGGGCGGCGAACTCCGCTCCGCCCTGGCGAAGTTCGCCGGACCGCAGTGGGAGACCGCCGTCCGGTACTGCGTCGCGGTGGTGGCGGGCCCGCAGGCGCCGTCGCGCGCCACCATCCGGGCGCACGCCATCGCCTCGGCGTTCGCGGTGCACGCCGGGCGCAACTGGTACGTGCGGCGCCGGCTCCGGCAGCCGGTCGGTGCGGTGGGTGAGCGCCGGTTCCCGCTGCGGGGCGACCTGTTGTCCGTTCCCGAGCTCGCCGCCGTCGCCCACCTGCCGACCGACGCGACCACTCCCGGCGTGCAGCGGGCCGGGGCCCGGTCGGTGCAGCCCGTCCCGGTGATCCCCTGCCAGGGCCCGTCCGTGCGGCCGCTCGGCATCGCCGATGCCGGCCCCGCCCGCCCGGTCGGCCTCGCCGTCCCCGACGGCAGGTACCACACGCACGTCCTCGGCTCGACCGGGTCCGGCAAGTCGACCCTGCTGGCCGGGATGATCCTCGCCGACGTCCGGGCCGGGCGCGGCACCCTGGTAGTCGACCCCAAGGGCGACCTGGTCCTCGACCTGCTCGACCGGCTGCCCGAGGCGGCGCTGGAGCGGACCGTGCTGATCGACCCGGACGACCACGGCCTGCCGCCGCGCCTCAACGTCCTGGAGGGCGAGGTGGACACGGCGGTCGACAACCTGGTCGGCATCTTCCAGCGGATCTTCTCCTCCTCCTGGGGTCCGCGAACCGACGACCTGCTGCGGGCGTCCTGCCTGAGCCTGATGACCTCCAGCACCGCCGGAGTCACCGTCACGCTCGCCGACGTCCCGCTGCTGCTCACCGACTCGGCCTACCGGCGCCGGATCTCACGCGGCGTCAACGACCGCATGCTGCGCGGATTCTGGACCTGGTACGACGAGCTGTCCGACCCGGCCCGCGCCGCGACCACCGCCCCGCTGATGAACAAGCTGCGCGCCTTCCTGCTGCGCCCCTTCGTCCAGCAGTCCGTCGCCTCCGGGCCCTCCACCTTCGACCTCGGCGCCGTGCTCGACGGCGGCGTCGCCCTGGTGCGCCTGCCCAAGGGCGCGCTCGGCCAGGAGACCGCCGGCCTCTACGGGTCGTTCATCGTCGCCAAGGCCTGGCAGGCCGCCACCCGCCGGGCCAGTCAGGCCGAACACACCCGCCGCGACGCGGTGCTGTACCTGGACGAGGCGCAGCACTTCCTCAACCTGCCCTACCCGCTGGAGGACATGCTCGCCGAGGCCCGCGCCTACCGGCTCGCCTACGTGCTCGCCCACCAGAACCTCGGTCAACTCCCGCGCGACCTGCGCGAGGGCATCGCCGCCAACGCCCGCAACAAGATCACCTTCGCCGCCTCCCCCGACGACGCCCGCGACCTGGAACGCCACACCCGCCCGCACCTGGCCGCCCACGACCTCGCCCACCTGGGCCGCTACCAGGCCGCCGCCCGGCTCGTCGTCGACGCCACCACCACGCCCGCCTTCACCCTGCGCACCACCGCGCTGCCCCCGCCGGTCCCGGGCCTGGCCGACCGGGTCCGGCACGCATCCCGCGCCAACTTCGGCCCAGAGAAGGGAAAGTGA
- a CDS encoding VirB4 family type IV secretion system protein, with translation MNTPVGLGPDSVQVEARLLAAGDLLAATLLVTGYPAEVGPGWLEPLLGYPGRLDVSLHIEPVPPAVAADRLRRQRARLESSRRAGAGRGRLDDPETEAAAQDAAELAWRVARGEGRLFRVGLYLTVHAADRAQLAEELSAVRAIAESMLLRCEPATWRAVQGWTSCLPFGVDRLDAKRTFDTAALAACFPFSSPDLPGGEPSQVGPVLLGLNSTGDGLVLWDRFAQENHNSVTLARSGAGKSYLAKLEALRLLYRGVQVLVIDPEDEYARLADAVGGTTVRLGAEGVRINPFDLAPEDEGDRLTHRALFLHGFVSVLLGGPLDAADRAVLDSAILAAYRAAGITADPRTHTRPAPLLADLARSLAETSDPAGPRLAQRLAPYVSGSHRQLFDGPSTQATGGHLTVFSLRAVPEELKGAATMLTLDAAWRAVTDARERRPRLVVIDEAWLLMREEQGARFLYRMAKSVRKRWAGLSVITQDAADLLATDLGRAVVANSATQVLLQQAPQAIGAVAESFGLSAGEAGFLLAAGQGQALLCAGPGRRAAFGCVASPAEHRLVSSDPREAQ, from the coding sequence GTGAACACGCCCGTGGGCCTGGGCCCCGACAGCGTGCAGGTCGAGGCGCGGCTGCTGGCGGCGGGCGACCTGCTCGCGGCCACCCTGCTGGTCACCGGCTACCCGGCGGAGGTGGGGCCGGGCTGGCTGGAGCCGCTGCTCGGCTACCCGGGCCGGCTGGACGTCAGCCTGCACATCGAGCCGGTGCCGCCTGCGGTGGCGGCCGACCGGCTGCGCCGGCAGCGCGCCCGCCTGGAGTCGAGCCGCCGCGCGGGCGCCGGACGCGGGCGGCTGGACGATCCCGAGACGGAGGCGGCGGCGCAGGACGCGGCCGAGCTGGCCTGGCGGGTCGCCCGGGGCGAGGGCAGGCTCTTCCGGGTCGGCCTCTACCTGACCGTCCACGCCGCCGACCGCGCCCAGTTGGCCGAGGAGCTGTCGGCGGTGCGGGCGATCGCCGAGTCGATGCTGCTGCGCTGCGAGCCGGCGACCTGGCGGGCCGTGCAGGGCTGGACCAGCTGCCTGCCGTTCGGCGTGGACCGGCTCGACGCCAAGCGCACCTTCGACACCGCCGCGCTGGCGGCCTGCTTCCCGTTCTCCTCCCCCGACCTGCCGGGCGGCGAGCCGTCGCAGGTGGGGCCGGTGCTGCTGGGGCTGAACAGCACGGGCGACGGCCTGGTGCTGTGGGACCGGTTCGCGCAGGAGAACCACAACTCGGTCACCCTGGCCCGCTCGGGCGCCGGCAAGTCGTACCTGGCCAAGCTCGAAGCGCTGCGGCTGCTCTACCGGGGCGTGCAGGTGCTGGTGATCGACCCGGAGGACGAGTACGCCCGGCTGGCCGACGCGGTGGGCGGCACCACCGTGCGCCTGGGCGCCGAGGGGGTGCGGATCAACCCGTTCGACCTCGCGCCGGAGGACGAGGGCGACCGGCTGACCCATCGGGCGCTGTTCCTGCACGGCTTCGTCTCCGTGCTGCTGGGCGGCCCGCTCGATGCCGCCGACCGCGCGGTGCTGGACTCGGCGATCCTCGCCGCCTACCGCGCCGCCGGCATCACCGCCGATCCGCGCACCCACACCCGGCCCGCGCCGCTGCTCGCGGATCTGGCCCGGTCGCTCGCCGAGACCTCCGATCCCGCCGGGCCGCGGCTGGCGCAGCGGTTGGCGCCGTACGTGAGCGGGAGTCACCGGCAGCTCTTCGACGGGCCCAGCACGCAGGCGACGGGCGGTCACCTGACGGTGTTCTCACTGCGCGCCGTGCCCGAGGAGCTGAAGGGCGCGGCCACCATGCTCACCCTGGACGCGGCCTGGCGTGCCGTCACCGATGCGCGCGAGCGCCGCCCGCGCCTGGTGGTGATCGACGAGGCGTGGCTGCTGATGCGCGAGGAGCAGGGCGCGCGGTTCCTGTACCGGATGGCCAAGTCGGTGCGCAAGCGGTGGGCCGGGCTGTCGGTGATCACCCAGGACGCGGCCGACCTGCTGGCCACCGACCTGGGCCGCGCGGTGGTCGCCAACTCCGCCACCCAGGTGCTGCTCCAGCAGGCGCCGCAGGCGATCGGCGCCGTGGCCGAGTCGTTCGGGCTGTCGGCCGGTGAGGCCGGCTTCCTGCTCGCCGCCGGTCAGGGCCAGGCGCTGCTGTGCGCGGGGCCGGGGCGGCGGGCGGCGTTCGGCTGCGTGGCCTCGCCGGCCGAGCACCGGTTGGTGAGCAGCGATCCTCGGGAGGCGCAGTGA
- a CDS encoding replication-relaxation family protein, with the protein MSRLPITGPRIPAPTRRQRPLHTLAARLTERDLWLLDMLLEHSVLTSTHIAQLLRTSRRSATRRLRTLVSLDLLTTFRPQLPLGSAPMHYTLGRTGAALLAARLATTPGALGWRPDTPSRIAFSPTLVHDLGVADFFSVLAQRSTTAAHLSTWWSERRCREQWGDLARPDAYGTSATPTSSASYFLEHDTGSEPLTQLARKLDDFAQLAIATRSRPLVLFSLHSGRREVNLHQRFTAHPTLDRLAVATFARDQPLSPADAAWLPVGGTGRRLALVELPNGWPTERRPSTAALAEGADRACSPAPHPLSPGHPARPRP; encoded by the coding sequence ATGAGCCGACTTCCGATCACCGGCCCGCGCATCCCCGCACCCACCCGACGCCAGCGCCCACTCCACACCCTGGCCGCACGCCTGACCGAGCGGGACCTGTGGCTGCTGGACATGCTGCTGGAGCACTCCGTGCTGACCAGCACCCACATCGCCCAGCTGCTGCGCACCTCCCGCCGCTCGGCGACCCGGCGGCTGAGGACGCTGGTCTCGCTCGACCTGCTGACCACCTTCCGCCCCCAACTCCCCCTCGGCTCCGCGCCGATGCACTACACGCTCGGCCGTACCGGCGCCGCGCTGCTGGCCGCCCGGCTGGCCACCACGCCCGGCGCGCTCGGCTGGCGGCCCGACACGCCGAGCCGGATCGCCTTCTCACCCACCCTGGTCCACGACCTCGGGGTGGCCGACTTCTTCAGCGTGCTCGCCCAGCGGTCCACCACGGCCGCCCACTTGAGCACCTGGTGGTCCGAGCGGCGCTGCCGGGAGCAGTGGGGCGACCTCGCCCGGCCGGACGCCTACGGCACCAGCGCGACCCCGACCAGCTCGGCCTCGTACTTCCTCGAACACGACACCGGCTCCGAGCCGCTGACCCAACTCGCCCGCAAACTCGACGACTTCGCCCAGCTCGCGATCGCCACCCGCAGTCGGCCGCTGGTGCTGTTCAGCCTGCACAGCGGTCGGCGCGAGGTCAACCTGCACCAGCGGTTCACCGCGCACCCGACGCTGGACCGGCTCGCGGTGGCGACCTTCGCCCGCGACCAGCCGCTCTCCCCCGCCGACGCCGCCTGGCTGCCCGTCGGCGGCACCGGCCGACGCCTGGCGCTGGTCGAGCTGCCAAACGGCTGGCCCACCGAGCGCCGACCCAGCACCGCCGCACTCGCCGAGGGTGCGGACCGCGCGTGCAGCCCGGCCCCGCACCCGCTCAGCCCCGGGCACCCCGCCCGGCCCCGCCCCTGA
- a CDS encoding pilin, whose product MHVLLAQSVLSAPPTIDQVFSNVTAWITGIAATIATTFLTFGGLRYLLAGGDPGEVMKAKTAIKSAGLGYMLAILAPALLDVLKSLVNTK is encoded by the coding sequence ATGCACGTCCTCCTCGCACAGTCCGTGCTCTCCGCGCCGCCGACCATCGACCAGGTCTTCTCCAACGTCACGGCCTGGATCACCGGGATCGCCGCGACGATCGCCACCACGTTCCTGACCTTCGGCGGCCTGCGCTACCTGCTGGCGGGCGGGGATCCGGGCGAGGTGATGAAGGCCAAGACCGCGATCAAGTCGGCCGGGCTCGGCTACATGCTCGCGATCCTGGCGCCGGCGCTCCTCGACGTCCTCAAGAGTCTGGTCAACACCAAGTGA
- a CDS encoding NlpC/P60 family protein: MQPGPAPAQPRAPRPAPPLTAARAGAALGAGCLGAVALVTAAATAVLATLTGGLFSSPPSSTARADIPPPMLTLYQQAAPSCPGLPWPVLAGIGEVETDHGRAPSLVSSAGAVGPMQFMPDTFPDYALPVPPGGAAPPTPWDPTDAVYAAARMLCRNGAPQDLHGALHAYNHSDSYVAEVLAQAADYAGRPALQPPSRPPTPAAATAIAFARTKLGTPYEWGGTGDPGHGYDCSGLVQAAYAAAGVPLPRVAQDQYDDTPHLPAVDPPLPGDLVFYGPSVHDATHVGLYLGAGQMIDAPHTGAVVRVEPFRRPHDHYLGATRPAPPGAP; this comes from the coding sequence GTGCAGCCCGGCCCCGCACCCGCTCAGCCCCGGGCACCCCGCCCGGCCCCGCCCCTGACCGCTGCCCGGGCCGGCGCGGCGCTCGGCGCCGGCTGCCTCGGCGCCGTGGCCCTGGTCACCGCGGCCGCCACTGCCGTCCTCGCCACGCTGACCGGCGGCCTGTTCTCGTCACCGCCCAGCAGCACCGCCCGCGCCGACATCCCGCCCCCGATGCTGACGCTCTACCAGCAAGCCGCGCCCAGCTGCCCCGGCCTGCCGTGGCCGGTGCTGGCCGGCATCGGCGAGGTGGAGACCGACCACGGCCGCGCGCCCAGCCTGGTCTCCAGCGCCGGAGCCGTCGGCCCGATGCAGTTCATGCCCGACACCTTCCCCGACTACGCACTCCCCGTCCCGCCCGGCGGCGCCGCCCCGCCCACCCCGTGGGATCCGACCGACGCCGTCTACGCCGCCGCCCGGATGCTCTGCCGCAACGGCGCGCCCCAGGACCTGCACGGCGCCCTCCACGCCTACAACCACTCCGACTCCTACGTCGCCGAAGTCCTCGCCCAGGCCGCCGACTACGCCGGCCGCCCCGCCCTGCAACCGCCCTCCCGCCCGCCCACGCCCGCCGCCGCCACCGCGATCGCCTTCGCCCGCACCAAGCTCGGCACCCCCTACGAGTGGGGCGGCACCGGCGACCCCGGCCACGGCTACGACTGCTCCGGCCTCGTCCAGGCCGCCTACGCCGCCGCCGGCGTCCCGCTGCCCCGCGTCGCCCAGGACCAGTACGACGACACCCCCCACCTACCCGCCGTCGACCCACCGCTCCCCGGCGACCTGGTCTTCTACGGCCCCTCGGTCCACGACGCCACCCACGTCGGCCTCTACCTCGGCGCCGGCCAGATGATCGACGCACCCCACACCGGCGCCGTGGTGCGCGTCGAGCCGTTCCGCCGGCCCCACGACCACTACCTCGGCGCCACCCGCCCCGCACCCCCTGGAGCACCGTGA
- a CDS encoding conjugal transfer protein TrbL family protein: protein MTTVAITVAVLAVVLLCGSAHADPITPPPAPGASPASPGPSPGLTPAPPIGGPPGPVPTPAPSPGPSPVPPADGGSGDGDSASWWDVPGQIREAITGWLADLIRPAVEPVVNTLVRMLLTPVDPAASGRVRELWQQMLTLALAGYGLFVLAAALTTMGHGSLQQRWGAPELLPRLVLGISASALSMTISETLLALANAVTVAVFGDGVRAEDVAGTLVGLVIAQLTGSAAPYLLVLQLVTVVLAVVLLVAALMRTAALVVLRVAAPLMLVCHAHPLSEGIARLWWRAYLGCLGTEIAQAVVLLVCVRVLLDPANYGLVPLASTTPLVNMLLLCCTLYLLIKIPSWIRRIVTSPARTITGGSAARVPGSRLLRTVAIAAIGMPLGPAALGTALRGGAGAGRFGRAAPWGPARGRPPRRSGGTGAAQQPARAPGPPRLPRPAPLRPPLDNGGRGRRGRS, encoded by the coding sequence TTGACGACCGTCGCGATCACGGTGGCGGTGCTCGCCGTCGTGCTGCTCTGCGGATCGGCACACGCCGACCCGATCACGCCGCCGCCGGCCCCGGGCGCGAGCCCCGCCTCGCCGGGGCCCTCCCCCGGGTTGACGCCTGCGCCGCCGATCGGCGGACCGCCGGGGCCCGTTCCGACTCCGGCTCCGTCGCCGGGCCCCTCGCCCGTGCCGCCGGCTGACGGCGGGTCGGGTGACGGCGACTCGGCCTCGTGGTGGGACGTCCCCGGGCAGATCCGGGAGGCGATCACCGGCTGGCTCGCCGACCTGATCCGGCCGGCCGTCGAGCCGGTGGTGAACACCCTGGTGCGCATGCTGCTGACTCCGGTGGATCCGGCCGCCTCGGGCCGGGTGCGGGAGCTGTGGCAGCAGATGCTGACCCTGGCGCTGGCCGGTTACGGCTTGTTCGTGCTGGCCGCCGCCCTGACCACGATGGGCCACGGCAGTCTCCAGCAGCGCTGGGGCGCACCCGAGCTGCTGCCCAGGCTCGTCCTCGGGATCTCCGCCTCCGCGCTGTCCATGACGATCAGTGAGACCCTGCTCGCCCTGGCGAACGCGGTGACCGTGGCGGTCTTCGGTGACGGGGTGCGGGCCGAGGACGTGGCCGGCACGCTGGTCGGGCTCGTCATCGCCCAGCTCACCGGGAGCGCGGCGCCGTACCTGCTGGTGCTGCAACTGGTCACGGTGGTGCTGGCCGTGGTGCTGCTGGTGGCGGCGCTGATGCGCACCGCCGCGCTCGTGGTCCTGCGGGTGGCGGCGCCGCTGATGCTGGTCTGCCACGCGCATCCGCTGAGCGAGGGGATCGCCCGGTTGTGGTGGCGGGCCTACCTCGGCTGTCTGGGGACGGAGATCGCGCAGGCGGTGGTGCTCCTGGTGTGCGTGCGGGTGCTGCTGGATCCCGCCAACTACGGGCTGGTGCCGCTCGCCTCGACGACGCCGTTGGTGAACATGCTGCTGCTCTGCTGCACGCTCTACCTGCTGATCAAGATCCCGTCGTGGATCCGACGGATCGTCACCTCCCCGGCGCGCACCATCACCGGCGGCAGCGCAGCGCGGGTGCCCGGGTCGCGGCTGCTGCGCACGGTGGCGATCGCCGCGATCGGCATGCCGCTGGGTCCGGCCGCGCTCGGCACGGCGCTGCGGGGCGGAGCGGGCGCCGGCCGGTTCGGACGCGCCGCCCCGTGGGGCCCCGCTCGTGGCCGGCCTCCGCGCAGGTCCGGCGGCACCGGGGCCGCCCAACAGCCCGCCCGTGCCCCGGGTCCGCCGCGGCTGCCCCGCCCCGCTCCCCTTCGCCCTCCCCTCGACAACGGCGGCCGCGGCCGCCGTGGAAGGAGCTGA
- a CDS encoding PrgI family protein, giving the protein MPSYLREDDAAPPPVRIPSDVERPDAVLGPLSARQAVQVGSVLVVLWLAYPVARHHVPPLVCLAAALPVLTATLAAVLTRRDGLPLDRWVLAAWRHHRSPHRLVPGSAAPAPVAQLQLPLADIAPDGVLDLAGAGRAVLSRAGTVNFALRTGVEQQALIAAFAGWLNALTGPVQVLVRSQRLDLGPAVAALERAALPHPLLARACREHAAFLTELAAERDLLSRQVLVAHREPGTDRAAGLRALRRAEEAVSLLAAAEVPLHTLRGRQAFAQLAAATAPDSPVHPDPALPGEPVTCRGRGGGQ; this is encoded by the coding sequence ATGCCCTCGTACCTCCGCGAGGACGACGCCGCACCGCCGCCGGTGCGGATCCCCTCCGACGTGGAACGGCCCGACGCCGTCCTCGGTCCGCTGTCGGCGCGTCAGGCCGTGCAGGTCGGCTCGGTGCTGGTCGTGCTCTGGCTCGCCTACCCGGTCGCCAGGCACCACGTGCCGCCGCTGGTCTGCCTGGCGGCGGCGCTGCCGGTCCTCACCGCGACCCTCGCCGCCGTGCTGACCCGCCGCGACGGCCTGCCGCTGGACCGCTGGGTGCTCGCGGCCTGGCGCCACCACCGCTCGCCGCACCGGCTCGTGCCCGGCAGCGCCGCGCCCGCCCCGGTCGCCCAGCTGCAGTTGCCGCTCGCCGACATCGCGCCGGACGGTGTGCTGGACCTGGCCGGTGCCGGGCGGGCGGTGCTCAGCCGGGCCGGCACGGTGAACTTCGCGCTGCGCACCGGCGTCGAGCAGCAGGCGCTGATCGCCGCCTTCGCCGGCTGGCTGAACGCGCTGACCGGGCCGGTGCAGGTCCTGGTGCGCTCGCAGCGGCTCGACCTCGGGCCGGCCGTGGCCGCCCTGGAGCGGGCCGCGCTGCCGCACCCGCTGCTGGCGCGGGCCTGCCGCGAGCACGCCGCCTTCCTCACGGAGCTGGCCGCCGAACGGGACCTGTTGTCGCGTCAGGTGCTGGTGGCACACCGGGAACCGGGCACCGACCGGGCGGCCGGGCTGCGGGCCCTGCGGCGGGCGGAGGAGGCGGTCTCGCTGCTCGCCGCCGCCGAGGTGCCGCTGCACACGCTGCGCGGCCGCCAGGCCTTCGCCCAGCTGGCGGCGGCGACCGCGCCGGACTCCCCGGTGCACCCGGACCCGGCGCTGCCGGGCGAGCCGGTGACCTGCCGGGGCCGGGGAGGCGGCCAGTGA
- a CDS encoding sigma-70 family RNA polymerase sigma factor — protein MDVRSTSRKPVEPLQLVEQELRLLVERPVPLTLYVADLDGSLPDGWLDMASLRALLLHPSVGFATRGAIWVRLLTLTRAGGRAGEEWCTATCAMALPGLWRIAGRLRREVPELAVELQQVMLCGFWDALVRLREQAPTMEQPGRIPASLCWAADRAARSFRNREAEHGRRSSALGDGAAQQGTALNPETVLELAVAAGVLSREAADLIAATRLDGVPVRVLAERAGCTPESLGMRRRRAEVRLIEALRGGRLDCTPTADLMTQR, from the coding sequence ATGGACGTCCGATCGACCTCCCGCAAGCCGGTCGAGCCCCTGCAGCTGGTGGAGCAGGAGCTGCGCCTGCTCGTCGAGCGGCCCGTGCCGCTCACGCTCTACGTCGCGGACCTGGACGGCTCGCTCCCGGACGGCTGGCTGGACATGGCCTCGCTGCGGGCCCTGCTGCTGCACCCGTCGGTCGGCTTCGCCACCCGCGGGGCGATCTGGGTGCGACTGCTGACGCTGACTCGGGCCGGCGGCCGGGCGGGCGAGGAGTGGTGCACCGCGACTTGCGCGATGGCCCTGCCGGGGCTGTGGCGGATCGCCGGGCGGCTGCGGCGGGAGGTGCCGGAGCTGGCGGTGGAGTTGCAGCAGGTGATGCTCTGCGGCTTCTGGGACGCGCTCGTCCGGCTGCGCGAGCAGGCGCCGACCATGGAGCAGCCCGGGCGGATCCCGGCCAGCCTGTGCTGGGCGGCGGACCGGGCGGCTCGCTCCTTCCGCAACCGGGAGGCCGAGCACGGGCGCCGCAGCAGCGCGCTGGGGGACGGCGCGGCGCAGCAGGGCACGGCGCTGAATCCGGAGACCGTGCTGGAGCTCGCCGTCGCGGCGGGCGTGCTGTCGCGGGAGGCGGCCGACCTGATCGCGGCGACCCGGCTGGACGGGGTGCCGGTGCGGGTGCTGGCCGAGCGGGCGGGGTGCACGCCGGAGTCGCTGGGGATGCGCCGGCGGCGGGCCGAGGTGCGGCTGATCGAGGCGCTGCGGGGCGGGCGGCTGGACTGCACGCCGACGGCGGATCTGATGACGCAGCGTTAG